A DNA window from Aquarana catesbeiana isolate 2022-GZ linkage group LG01, ASM4218655v1, whole genome shotgun sequence contains the following coding sequences:
- the F2RL3 gene encoding proteinase-activated receptor 4 isoform X2 — protein MSRSRRRRFKASNMAFVKMVEMVDILKRAHYDGKYGPYLNPNVRKAKIMSKVVKSLHRNFGVQRSKEQLRKCWSDLKLREQDQYRRIKKVLLKREKRLGTSEDTRDPPPTKEGELSTQPEDVEEGEVEEMVELVTTTGDVHVVEEQSTHFTTDSAQRLIQDIMWCSRDLDLIKEKTKEIEQRMKNMIDVLGRI, from the exons atgtcccgatcccggaggagaagatttaaggcctcaaatatggcctttgtgaagatggtggagatggtggatatcttgaagagggcccactatgatgggaagtatggaccgtacctaaacccaaatgtgagaaaggccaaaatcatgtctaaagttgtgaaaagtctgcacaggaattttggagtacaacgatccaaggaacaattgaggaaatgctggtcagacctgaaattgagggagcaggatcagtacagaaggatcaagaaagtgcttctaaaaa gggagaaaagactcgggacgtctgaggacaccagggaccccccacctactaaagaaggggaactcagcacacaaccagaggatgtggaggaaggagaggtggaagaaatGGTTGAactagtgaccacaacag gtgatgtgcatgttgtggaagaacaatctactcatttcaccactgacagtgcacaaaggctaatccaggacataatgtggtgtagtcgggatttagacttaataaaggaaaaaaccaaggagattgaacaaagaatgaagaacatgatcgatgtattagggagaatctaa